The genome window tgccaacacactgactcaactccagccactttaataatgggaattgatgggaaattatgtaaaatatatcactagccactttaaacaatgctacctaatataatgtttacatcccctacattattcatctcatatgtatacgtatatactgtactctatatcatctactgcatctttatgtaatacatgtatcactagccactttaactatgccactttgtttacatactcatttcatatgtatatactgtactcaataccatctactgtatcttgcctatgcctctctgtaccatcactcattcatatatctttatgtacatattctttgtccccttacacttgtgtctataaggtagtagttttggaattgttagatagattacttgttggttattactgtattgtcggaactagaagcacaagcatttcgctacactcgcattaacatctgctaaccatgtgtatgtgacaaataaaatttgatttgatttgactatttGAAAAAGATAATACATTTTTTCACATCCACAAGAACCATACTATAAGTATATTATAATCCTATATAATCAGAAATGTTCAGAAGGGCGCCGAGACTCCTATGGTCATAAAATGCACATGTAAAACTGATTCAGATTTACACACTCAACTCTTTTTCACTTTCATCATACTctagatgtgtttgtgtgtgtgtgtgttgtcgagACACGTGGACCCCAGTATCTAAGTCTGACAGAGCTCATCACAGCCCACGCTGATGTTGATGACTGACAGCTGTATCCACGCAGCATTTCCATACACATTTGCCATATTTCCCTATCAGATAATTGACCATCCACTCATCGGCCATGCCCCGGTGGCTTTAACCAACACCTAAGCCACTTTGTGGCATTTGTGATAAAATCCCTCTTGATTAACCTGACTAATCTGAGTGTGTGGGGAGATTAATGCCGCAGTTCATTTGCATAAGTGAGTGCTCCCATTTGGCTATCTGCATAGCAGTGGTAAGGTTCCCCCCTTGGCTCCTGGGCCAGTCACTCACTGGGCACTGTGTGGCTGGCACTAGCCCATGCACAGATAAACCAACAGCTCTCTTCCTTGCCTGAGGGTACTGGTGCTCCCAGTGCATTGTGCCACCCATCACGGAACAAGAGTATTTGGTCAAATGTAATTCCAGAAACAGTTTAGCAACTTCTTTGACAGTGGAGTTGTCCAAACAATCATAACGTAATAGCTGgcaatggtagtagagatattgcTGTTGGTCTGTAGCCTTCATTTTCAAAATACTGCTTCTGTATTGCATAAGATGTTTTGTATTGTACATTGCTGACTTTGAGGTAGTGTGTCATAAGGGCTGGCTCGTGATTTACTGTGAGTATTGTACCTTGGCCTTAGCCTCACATCTATTGTCTGACTCTCTTCAACCCAATAACCATTTTTAGATGAAGTGTTCATCACTACCACATCCTTTAGATTAATTGATATAATTGATTGGATAATTAAAAGTAGTAGGCTGCTCTAGCTGGAGACAAAATTCAATACATCAAAAAACCACAAAGCCCAGGGCCTTATTTCCATTCTGTTCTTCAATTTCCATTGTACCCCATTTATCTTGTTCAATGACTAATCAGATGAACGTAATACTCTCAGACTTCAATAACACATCATGTTCTCAAAACACATATTGCCTGACTCATTTAttgtacagtgcctttggaaagtattcagaccccttgacttattccatattttgttatgttacagcattattctacaGTGGATTAAATACAacattttcctcagcaatctacacacaataccccataatgacaaagtgaaaacaagtttttagcaATTAAAAAacgaataccttatttacataagtattcagaccctttgctgtgagactctaaattgagcgcaggtgcatcctgtttccattgattatacttgatgtttctacaactttaatcgactccacctgtggtaaattaaattgattggacatgatttggaaaggtacatacctgcctatataaggtcccacagttgaaagtgcatgtcagagcaaaaaccatgccatgaggttgaaggaattgttcgcagagctccgagacaggactgtgtaGAGGCCATATCTGTGGAagggaaccaaaacatttcttcagcattgaagatcctcaagaacacagtggcctccattcttaaatggaagaagtttggaacaacaactctttctagagctggccccccagccaaactgagcaatcgggagagaagggccttggtcagggaggtgaccaagaacccgatggtcactttgacagagctctagagttcctctgttgagatcggagaaccttccagaaggacaaccatctctgcagcactccaccaatcaggcatttatggtagagtggccagatggaagccactcctcagtaaaaggcacatggcagcctgcTTGGAGGCACCTaaatactctcagaccatgataaacaagattctctggtctgatgaaaccaagattgaatgcctttgcctgaatgccaagcgtcacgtctggagtaaacctggcaccatccctacggtgaagcatggtggtggcagcatcatgctgtggggatgtttttcagcggcaggaactagTAGAATAGTCAGGTTCAAGGAAattgaatggagcaaagtacagagagatccttgatgaaaacctgcaccagagtgctcaggaaaggtttaccttccaacaggacaatgaacctaagcacacagccaaaacaacgcaggagtggcttcgggacaagtctctgaatgtccttgagtggcccagccagagacaggACTTGAAccaaatcgaacatctctggagagacataaattgctgtgcagcaacactccccattcaacctgacagagtttaagaggatctgcagagaagaatgggagaaactccccaaatacaggtgtgccaagcttgtagcatcatacccaaaaagactcaatgctgtaatcactgccaaatgtgcttcaacaaagtactgagtaaaggctctgaatacttatgtaaatgcaatCTTTTTTTTCtatatataaattagcaaacatttcttaactgtttttgctttgtcattatgggtattgtgtgaaagcttgatgagggggaaaaaaacaatttaataattttagaataagactataatgtaacaaaatgtggaaaaagtaggCAGTAGATTGAAGGCACTGTAGACCCACAACTGTGTATGAATGACATACTCTGTGGCGCCCGTATGGCCTAATGGTAACACTCCCAGCAGTATTCAAACAGTACATGTTACAACTCCAATGTTCGGCACTGTCTATACTATAAATAGAGCTTGAGAAAATAAGTATCGTAAGGTTGGTGGAATTCCATTCGTCTTTAAAAGAGAAAACAAATGAAATAATATTGTTCGGTCAACACACCATGGGGAATTCATTTGTTTTGTCAATCAATCCTGAATTTAGTCAATTGTCACCCAATGCACATCTGCTCCACCACCACAATCTGCAAACCCCCCTGTATTGGATAATGTTCCCCCTGATCATTGTTTCCACAGCACCCTGGCCTTCCCTTGCAGACTCCATGCAAAGCAGGCAATCAGgagccatctctctccttttccacATGGTCTTccactcccttccctctccttccctcctaccCTCCCCCCTCAGGCTCTCGCCATATGTCAAACATCACTCAAAATATGACAGCAAAAGTACATGTCACACAACCAAATTGCATGTGGAAAGTGAATGCAACATGCTACAGGTGATAAGTACAGATGTTGTCTGCCCATTGACCTGCAGGCTGGAGGGTTGGTGAGTTGTGGTGGGGTGGAGTGAATATAGATTCCTATGATAATAGGAATCTCAAACCCTCTGAAGGAGTTGTGTAACATTGTAGCAGCAAGGGGCAGGACTTCCAGTGTGACATTATGGGGAAAGAGGACTATAAATTGAGGGCCACCTCTCAGGCACCTGCAAACAAACAAGCAAGCAGCAAAGCAGAAGACGGCTGGGATAATTTGGCAAAGTGCATTTAAGGATATTCTACTTCACCGTGAGCTCTAGAAACAGACCAACAGCAACCATGTCAGCACACACCAGCCTGCTCCTTctcatcactgtgtgtgtgtccatgcaggAAGGTGAGTACTACAGCGCTATTACTATAATAAATTATCTTAGGAATTGTTATGTCTTCCACAAGCAAAAATAGACTTACTTATGTCATTGAAGTATTGAAAAATAATGGTCAAGTGTCTTCCACTGATAATTTTTTGAATGCATAACTAAATATAAAAATATCATAAAAATATTACTTTGGAATGACACACTATATAAAAAATTATGTAATTGTATTGAGGTTCTGCATCAAAAAAACACTGGCTGACTTTCTATTTAAACTAATTAATATCCCTATACAATGATGACATGGTGCAGCATTGACTACATGTTTTTATTGTCCAGAGCAATGTAAAGACTTACTCATTAGCACACTCATTATATTCAGTGACAAGATATACAAAGCAACAAAGAGACACGTTTCACCAAGCCCCGTTCCAACTGTTCCATCATCAATGAAGATTTATCGTTAAACACATTAGGACCAGTGTTACATCTCACTTCAACCTCGCTGACTAGCTCAGGGGTACACATTCTCAAATGTTGATTCTTTGGAGAACCTCTTCATCTCACACAGCAAATGGATTATCTTGTGTTTGAGTGATCTTGGTTGTGAAAAGCACCTTAAACTTGAACTTGTGAGAGCATTACAATGTTTGTTTGCTGGTTGTAGACTTATCATTGTACAGTCAGAAAATACCAGAGGCTGTGTTTCTCCATATTCTGGTCATCTCTGTATCGGGACAAATGAGATGTACTGACTCCACTGAAACACTAGTACACATTCCCTTCCTATCGAGGGACCCACTTACTTACTTATAATGGTCAATAAAGAGGTGAAATCTCCTCCAGATGTCTGTTTGCCCTTCACTATTGGCATTGGCACTCCCTTCAGAATGTttgaacagacagataacagagatTACAGATGATTACTAGCTTTCCACAGAAAGGATTGATTAGACTGGTGTGATCGATCATGGCAAATAGCGGAGTACCGATAATAATACATTTGTCTAGTGTCCATTTATGCTGGtgacagggttggggagtaagggattacaaaaaactgtaatccgttacattaccagcaaaaatattgtaatcagattacagatacttttgaaaaactagatgattactttgagaactacttttaaattcagaatggATGTTTGCGGAAAAAAAatctttgacacttctctgtttttgttatgctggtgaatgaggacccaaaagcgacttaacgaaaacagagtctttattccagttctagacaaaagtgataatcctggaaatatcaaggtgaaaacaaaacaggaaaactgaaatccactcgtcagtagagaggactgactggagactcgaccacagactgcaggttgcttcgggaaggcaccggccgtaacagacctagacacctgctcacacgcagcatctgaagaaggtaaaacacgacagggcgagacaaggacacagaacagcgaacatcatacaaggatccgacaaggacagaagcggaaaacagagggagaaataggggctctaatcagagggcaaaaataggggacaggtgtgaaaagagtaaatgaggtagttaggagaatgaggaacagctgggagcaggaacggaacgatagagagagagagcgagagagggagagaaagagggaaagaacctaataagaccagcagagggaaatgaatagaagggaagcacagagacaagacatgataaccaatgacaaaacatgacagttttctcaatgacattcaaattgAAAAACGGCACACGTTTAAATTTGTTCCATCTGAGCGAGTGTGAACACAAGTcaaagaccactatgatgacacgccgaatgtgtttgatggatcgcgggaaaagagcaggatcaggcttttgtaggctacaatCTAAGCTATGctttccaatggtgcgactgctgtcggcatccaaagattatccaacttgtacgcttggaggtaaggatgacagcagtgggtTAGTCTACAGTGATACAGGTATCACGTATTATTGATATCTGCATTGATGTAATTGTGACTCACAgttctgctctctcatttagtTTTTTGCGTGTTATGGATTGTgattgttgtggatggctgttcacaaatctaaaatgtgtatttgaacccaataatggttgaattcaagaagtttaagctgccagtgaaaaatgcgctcttgcaacagctgcatagcgCGGaccccagcctatggaataaaagtggggcttttattgctcaatctaattcaggCGCTGATTAAAAGATAAATCAAATCCATAGGCCTAagggacacatgctcaaactcgcacacttttgatagacttaaaggggcaatctgtagttgctccATCCATTTTTGGACAGATAAATGATATATATCTATCCATCTATTATTgaggaatataacttataaatgccccatgagcttagttcaaatgTCACACTCCAATGAgaaaccaaaatataagcttgtttttctccaatgcttgtaaacattgtaaatgtaatcaaacactgtatagcctcataacatggttaaaacaatactcttgatatcatggatggtcagtccttgcatccacagcTCTGTCTGTTAATCTGAgagtgattacatttctccaggcccatccctcagctttttaccaaaatagAACGTGACCGTTTTgatattgtttcatctgtggatttgccctttaaacagctgcatattatcaagtgTCACCATcgaagtgtcaccaacaaaaaggtcAACAATAGAAAATAGAAAATGCAGCATATTGCATgaatttttcacatgtaaatagcacttttcagtagcGCTCAAAACATGCCATGTAATGAGGGCAGCATTTACttttcaactcgaatcaatgagcccaatcagtactccatgacaacaaaatcataaacaacagagtaggcctGGCTAATACATCCTTAGCtttggggttatgctcaggtaaaacaatttggctaatcaaTACTTACCAtgtttccaagtcctattcttgaagatcaaggggtataacatttattggaataaCTGGAATTCTGAatgactttggtttttaatgtaaagacaTAATTGAATCATATTATTATTTGTAGCTGAAAGCAGAAGCCTACATAAcgaacccataaagtaaaatgttacatccatatatggccagctatgtaaactttaacattgatttatcctgcaatagatgtcgttcaattggtaacatacatttttgtcttcttctaatgcctcttaaggggaaagtaatctaaaagtaatggAATGTAATCAGAATgagttactgagtttgggtaatccaaaagttatgttACTGTTAACAATTTTGggcaggtaactagtaactgtaaaggATTATGTTTAGAatgtaacctacccaaccctggctGGTGGATTGTACGGTCTTGGATTGCTTTCTCAGCTATATCCTTCTGTCTGTCATGTAGGATTTGGACTTCCACTGTCAGAGAGGCCTAAGTCCAGTGATCTGGCTCCACCTCACAGAGTGCGGACCAAACGCTGTGCCTGCAACAACCAGCTGGACTCTGAATGCCACTACTTTTGCCATCTCGACATCATCTGGGTCAACACACCAAGGTGGGCAAACACACCTCACAGAAATATATGCATTCACAGAGTGAAACAACATGCTCATACACTTACTTACACTAACACACCATTAAAGACGTAAAACAAATACCTACTCAGCTTTGCAGACATATACTTGAGCAATTCACTTATGTGGGTCAATTACGTCACAGTGTGATGATATCAACATTAATATTTGCACCGTTTTTTaaacgaaggttgaaagtcatgcatcctccgatacacaacccaaccaagccgcactgcttcttaacacaacgTGCAACACTCCCCAATTGGTATCAATATGACATTATTCTGGCAATCATCCCTGTCTTGCAACACCCCAATTGGTATCAATATGACATTATTCTGGCAATCATCCCTGTCTTGCAACACTGCATTGTATTAATGCCAAGGAACAAAGTCTATAAACATTGTGGTtatatcttttttttattttattattattattattattttttaaattttacccctttttctccccaatttcgtggtatccaattgttgtagtagctactatcttgtctcatcgctacaactcccgtacgggctcgggagagacgaaggttgaaagtcatgcgtcctccgatacacaacccaaccaagccgcactgcttcttaacacagcgcgcatccaacccggaagccagccgcaccaatgtgtcggaggaaacaccgagcaacagagcctgggcgcgagcCCAGGgactgatggcacagctggcgctgcagtacagcgcccttatcCACTGCGTCACCCGGGAGGCCCCCTTGTGGTTATATCTTGAGAGTGACTGAGCAAACTGatattccctttctctctttccctttctgtagTAAGACCACTGTTTACGGCTTGGGCAGCGCTCTGTCACGTCGCCGTAGGTCTGCCGGTCGCTGTGTGTGTGCCGACTCTGACGACCACATCTGCACCAGCTTCTGTCAGGACAGGTGAGTTGGGGTCAAAACAATGGCCAAGACACTATCACATACACCACcaccgcagacagacagacaggcggacagacagaTACTCAGAGACTGTGGAATGTTCTAGTTGTATTAGTTAGCCATTTGAGTACACAGAACAAGAGGGACTCTCTGTTGAAGCTCTTCAAGGTGTGGTCTGAGAGCATAGCTCACTTCTCTGGGATTCTATTATTAGCTTGAGggagtgttgttgtgtgtgtcacACAGGCGTTCCCTCTCGTGGTGGAATGAATCTGCACCACAATGTTACGGAGTGCCAGAAGGGGCAGTGTAATCCCAGGCTGTGTAATCCCCACTGCATGTTTTGATTGGCTCaaaagggagaggggagtgaaGTGTCTAGGAGTCTCAAGAATTGAAGGCTGAATTTGGGATTAATGGTTCCTAAGGATGATAAAGAAACAAATACTGGCACCTGGAGACACCCAGAGACTCAATGCAACTCATTGTTCCTCATTCTAGCGTGCAATCTGTAACGCTACACGCTTGGATAGAG of Oncorhynchus gorbuscha isolate QuinsamMale2020 ecotype Even-year linkage group LG15, OgorEven_v1.0, whole genome shotgun sequence contains these proteins:
- the LOC123996950 gene encoding endothelin-2-like; amino-acid sequence: MSAHTSLLLLITVCVSMQEGFGLPLSERPKSSDLAPPHRVRTKRCACNNQLDSECHYFCHLDIIWVNTPSKTTVYGLGSALSRRRRSAGRCVCADSDDHICTSFCQDRSMVRASERARGWAFPPRKEAARAPGLNER